GGCGGAGGGGCACTCCAACGCCGGCATCGGCAAGCGGCTGCACCTGTCGGCCCGGACGGTCGAGGACCATGTGCGGGCCATCTTCGCCAAGCTCAAGATCACCACGCCCGGCGGGCCGCCCGGCCCCCAGGACAGCAACAAGCGCGTGCTCGCCGTCCTGACCTGGCTGCGCGCCGCCGAGACCCGCTGACCACGACCGGGCGCCGCGGCCCGCGGTCCTCGCGTGCGCCTCGTCCCGCGCATCGATCGGGTAACGGACCCTCGCGCCGCACGGCGGCGGTGGGGAAAACTGCCTGTGCGAGTCCGGTCGCGTCAGGTGACCCGGTGGTGGCCCCCGCACGCCACCGCGAGGCGCCCCGGGCCCGTCCGCGGGCTCGTGACGCGGCCGTTCCCGGCACGGTCCCATGCTCCCTGCGCCGCCCTGCGCGCGCATCCGGGAAAACCCCCGGCCCGGACGGTGGTTTCCCGGGACGACACGGAAGGATCGCGGTGAGGCCCGTTCCCCGGTGGCCGCCGTGGCTCGGCGCGCGGGTCCGCCGCGCCCTGGCCGCGGGCGCGGCGGTCGCGGCCGCGGCGCTGGCCTTCGGCTGGCCGCACTGGCGCGACCAGCCCGCCGCCGCCGCCGTCACCCTCGTCTGCTGCGGCGGATTCGCCGTCGCGGGCGGGCTGTTCGCGGCGGGGCGGACCGCCCGGCGCACCGGCGCGGCGTTCGTCGCCGCCGCCGCGGCGTGGGCCGTCACCTGGGCGGCGGCCTGGAACACCGGCGCGGCACCGCTGGTGTCGGTGTTCGCCCAGTCGGTGTTCTTCCTCGCCGTCGGCGTCGGCGTGCTGCTGTACCCGGCCGGGCGGCTGGAGGGCGCCGCCGCGAGGCTGTGGACCGCCGCCGCCGTTGTGATCATGGTCGGCGGGCAGGCGCTGCTGTGCGCCGTCTCCCGTCCGGCCTGGAACGGCTTCGCGGCGTCGGCGGCGTGGCCGGTGCTGCGCGCCGAGCACGAGGTGTTCCACGGCGTCCAGCGGGGCCTGGCCGGCGCGATGACGGTGCTGGCCGGCGCCCTGGTGGTGATCCTGGTGGCCCGGCTGCCGCGCACGGGGCGGCTGGACCGTGCGCTCATCGTCCCCGTGGCCGTCGCCGTGGCGTTCGGCGTCTCCGGCGCCCTGGCGGTCCAGAGCACGCTCATCGGCAGCGACGCGGACCTCGCGGACGTGCTGGACGTCTACCTCTTCCAGGGCGTCTTCGCGACGGTGCTGCCGCTGGCGTTCCTCGGCACCGCGCTGCGCGCCCGGCTGGCCGAGCTGACCGTCGCCGAGCGGATGCAGCGCCTGCTGGTCGCCCCGGTCTCGGTGGCGCGCGTCCGCGACGCGCTCCGCACCGTCCTGGGCGACACCGCGCTGGACCTGTGGATGTGGGCGGACGGCGGCTACGTCGACGTGGACGGCCGCCGCGTGCGCGACGCGCCCGGAGGCGCGGCGGACCGCTGGCGGCACCAGGTCCGCGCGTCCGGCGGCGAGCCCCTCGCCACCGTCGACCTCGCCGCCGCGCTCCGGGGCCACGAGCCGCTCGTCGAGGCGGCGCTGGTCGCGGGCGGCCGCGCGCTGGAGACCGTGCGGCTCCAGGCCGCCGCGCAGGCCAACCTGGAACGGGCCCGCGAGGCGCGCGAGCGGCTGGTGCGGATCCAGGCGGCCGAGCGCGAGCGGCTCGCCGCCGACCTGAAGTACAGCGCGCAGCGGCGGCTCCACGCGCTGGAGGAGATGCTCGCCCGGCTGGAGGCCGCGGCGGCGGACCCGCGGGCCCGCGAGCAGGCCCGGACCTGCCGCCGCGAGCTGGCCGAGGCGGTCGCCGAGCTGGAGGCGCTGGCCCGCGGCATGCACCCGGCGATCCTCGCCGACGCCGGGCTGGCCCCGGCGATGCGGCTGGTCGCCACCCGCACGCCCGTGCCCGTCCATCTCGACATGCCCGCGGGCCGGTTCCCGCCCGAGATCGAGTCGACGCTCTACTTCGCGCTCTGCGAGGCGCTCACCAACGCCGTCAAGCACGCCCGGGCGGACGCGATCCACCTGAGCGTCAGCCCGGGGCCCGACGGGATCGCCGCCGAGGTCCGCGACGACGGCGTCGGCGGCGCCGCCCCGGACCCGGGCGGCGGCCTGGCGGGCCTCACCGACCGCGTCCGCGCGCTGCGGGGCCGGGTCACCGTCGACAGCCCGCCCGGTGAGGGCACCTCGGTGCGCATCGTCCTGCCGTCCGGAGAGGGCGCCTGACTCCGCGGTCGTGGGCCGCGCGGTCAGGAGGGGGCGGCGGCTGCTGGCGGAGAGCCGCCGGTGGGCAGGCTGCGAGGAGCGGGAGCGGGAGTGGGGGCCTTGGCTCGGCCGGCGGGTTCAGCGTGCGGAGAGCGCGTCGAGGGCCTGCTCGGTGGTCGGGTGGGCGATGAGGTGGCGGTCCAGGCCGCTGCGTTCGATGATCGTGCGGAACCGGCGCTCCGGACGGGCGAGGACGAACTCGCCCCCGGCCGCATGGGCGGCCTTCCAGAGAGTGATCATCGCGTTCAGCCCCGAGGAGTCGCAGAAGCTCACCTCCCCGACGTCCAGGACGATCAGCGGTGGCCGGCTCATCGCCCGCATGTCGGCCAGGACGTGCTCGCGCAGCGCGTCGGCGGTGAGGATCGTGAGCTCCCCCTCCGCCTCCACCAGCAGGCAGGGGCCGCGGACGTCGCTGCGGACCCGCAGCGGATCGATGGGGGTTCCCTCCGGCGTCTGGCCGGCTCCGATGGACATGACGATCACCTCCCGTAGTCGCAAGGTTGCGGAGTACCCGTGAAAGGGGAGGTCATGCGGGTTCCCGGGCGGGCCCGCAGGCGCCCGCCCGGGAACCCCTGGCAGGGCGCGGATCAGGGGGTGTCGCGGCGGCGGAAGGCGGCCAGCCCGGCCGCGGCGAGCGCGGCCGCCGCCGCGGTGAGCACGAGGAGGGGGAGCGGGTCGGCGTCACCGCCGGGCAGCTTCGGGGTGTGGGTGAAGGGGGACAGGTCCATCACCGCCTGCGGGAGGCCCAGCAGCGGTCCCACCTGGCCGAGGAGCAGGAAGACGGCGAGGACGCCCCACCCGGCGGACGCCGCGCGGGGGAGCGCGCCGAACAGGAGCACCGTGGTGGCGGCGACGACCCAGACCGACGGGAGCTGGGCCAGTGCCGCGCCGAGCTGGCGAGGCAGCTGACCGGCCAGGTCGTCCGAGCGTGCTCCGTGGACCAGGCCGACGGCCAGGCCGGTGGCGGTGAGCATGACCACCGTCCCCGCGACGGTGTTCGCCAGGGCGGCGACGGCCCAGCGCGTGCGGCCGACGGCGGTCGCGAGGACGGGCTCCAGGCGCCCGCCGCTCTCCTCGGCGCGCAGCCGCAGGACGCTCTGCACCGCGTAGGCCGCGGTGAACAGCGCCATGAGGCCCATGGCGGTGGCGAGGAACGCGTCCGCGATGTCCTGCTGGCCGCCCATCTTGCGGATGTCGTTCAGCACGGCGTCGCTGCCGTTGACGAGATCCCCGACGCCGTCCGCGACGCCGCCGATCGCCAGCCCGTACACCAGGAACCCGGCGGACCAGCCGAGCGTCGTCCCGCGCTGCAGCCGCCACCACAGGGTGAAGGGGCCGCGCAGGGACGGCGGGGCGTGTGCGGGGCCGAGGGAGGGGGCGATGATCCCGGCGCCGAGGTCGCGGCGCCCGGTCAGCAGGTGGGCGGCGGCGACCAGCACGGCGGACGCGAGGAGGGGGAGCAGCAGGACGGCCCACTGCTCGTCCGCGCACGGCCGGACGCGCTGCGCCCAGCCGATCGGCGACAGCCACGACAGCCAGTGCGCCGAGCCGGCGTCGGCGACGCCGCGCAGGAGGTAGGACGCGCCGAGGACGGCGAACGCCAGGCCGTTGGCCAGCCGCGAGGTCTCGGCGAGCTGGGCGGTGAGCGCCGCGACGCCGGAGAACACCAGCCCGGCGCCGAACCAGGACAGCCCGAACGCGACCGAACCGGCCGCCGGCATCCCGAAGAGGATCATGACGAGCGCGGCCGCGGCCGCGAGGGTCCCGGCGGCGGTCGCGGCGGTCAGCAGCGCCGCGGTGAGCGGCGCGCGGCGCCCGACGGCGGCGGCGCCGACCAGCTCCAGCCGGCCGGCCTCCTCCTCGGCGCGGGTGTGCCGGACGACCAGCAGGACGCACATCACCGAGGTGAGCGCGGCGCCGGTCGCGCCGATGCGCCACGCGCTGAGCCCCGCGACGCTGCCGTCGTTCAGGACGGGTCCGTAGAGCGCCCGCGTGGACGGGTTGCCGTTGATGCCGCGCGCGAAGCCCGCGAGCGCCGAGGGCGTGTCGTACTCGTGCTCGAAGCTGTAGACGGTGCTGGAGACGAGCGCGGTCAGCCCGTAGATCCACGCCGGCATCATGACGCGGTCGCGGCGCAGCCAGATCCTCATCAGCGTGCCGGTGCCCGCGAGGCCGACGCCGCGTCCGGCGGCGCGCGCCGGGGCGCGCAGGGTCGTGGCGGTCATGACGCGGTCTCCCCGGCGAGGTCGTCCTCGTAGTGGCGCAGGAACAGCTCTTCGAGCGTGGGAGGCCTGCTGGTCAGGGTCCGCACCCCGATCCTCGTGAGCTCCTTGAGCGCGGAGTCCAGCTCGGGGGTCTCCACCTCGAACGTGATGGTGGTGCCGTCGATACGGACGTCGTGCGCCCCGGGCAGCGGGACGCCGTCCGGGGCGGCGGCGAGTTCGGCGTGGATGGACGTGCGGGTCAGGTGCCGCAGTTCGTCGAGCGTGCCGGTCTCGACCGTCCGGCCCTTGCGGATGATCGTGACGCGGTCGCAGAGCACCTCGACCTCACTGAGGATGTGGCTCGACAGCAGGACGGTGCGCCCGCCGCGCCGCTCCTCCCGGACGCACTCCTGGAACACCTCCTCCATGAGCGGGTCGAGGCCGGAGGTGGGCTCGTCCAGGATGAGCAGTTCCGCGTCGGACGCGAACGCCGCGACGAGGGCGACCTTCTGCCGGTTGCCCTTGGAGTAGGCGCGGCCCTTCTTCTTCGGGTCGAGCTCGAAGCGGCCGAGCAGTTCGTCGCGCCGGTTCCCGTCGAGCCCGCCGCGCAGCCGTCCGAGCAGGTCGATGACCTCGCCGCCGGACAGGTTCGGCCACAGCGTGACGTCGCCGGGGACGTAGGCGATGCGGCGGTGCAGGGCGGTGGCGTCGCGCCACGGGTCGCCGCCGAGCAGGCGCGCGGCGCCGGAGTCGGCGCGCATCAGCCCGAGCAGGATGCGGATGGCGGTGGACTTCCCGGCGCCGTTGGGGCCGAGGAACCCGTGCACCTCGCCGGGCGCCACGCGCAGGTCGAGGCCGTCGAGCGCGCGCGTCGGGCCGAACGTCTTGACCAGGCCCTCGGCCCGGACCACGTCATTCATCGTCGTCTCCCTTGAGACCGGTCTCGTACCGGTCCATCGCCGCGTGGGCGCGCGCGACGGTCTCCCGGTCGAGCAGCCGGTCGTCGAAGATCTCCAGGACCGCGCGGCGCAGCCGCAGCGACCCCTCGGGGGTGAAGGTGTCGACGCCGAGGACGCGGCTGAGGTGCTGGTGCAGCACCTCGATCCCCGTTGTCATCGCGACGGTCGCGGCGGCGTAGGCCCGGGCGTCGCGGGTGGTGGGCGGGAGGGTTCCGGGCGGCGGGTCCGCCATGTACCGCTCGGTCACGGCGACCAGGTCGTCGAACATGCGGGCCGCCGCCGCCGAGCCGTCGACGAGCGCGCGGGCCAGGTAGCGCCGGACGGGCAGGTCGGCCTGGACGGCCGCGGCCAGGAAACCGGGGTCGCCCATCGCCTCTCCGGCGGCCGTCGAGCTGAGCCGGCGGACCGTGTCGAGCGCGTAGGCGTCGCAGGCCTCGCGCAGTTCCTCCTTCGAGCCGAAGTGGTGCTGGACGAGCCCCACCGAGACCCCGGCGGCCTCGGCGATCCCGCGGAACGTCGCGCCCTTCGTGCCGTGCTCGGCGAACTGCAGCAGCGCCGCGTCCCGGATCTTGGCCCGCGCCGTCAGGTCCTCGGATGCCGGGCCCGCGGCCCGGCCGGTCCTCGCCATGCAAGGCTCCAATACAAGCGTCCAATTTCCAATATGGATGTATAGCATACGCTTGTATTGTCGCTGGGCGGAAGAGAGGTGGGCGAGGCCGTTGAGCGGGTGAGTTAGCTTAGGCTAGCCTTACCTGGTGCTTCCCCTCGCGCGAGAACGCCCGCCGAGATCCCCGGAACGGCGGGGGCTGCCGCGCGGCGCGCATCCGTGGTGGCTCGCCCTGCTCGCGGCGGTGCTCCTGCTGACGGTCGGGGCGAGCCTCGCGATCGGCGCCGGAGATGTCCCTTTCGGGGACGTGCTTCCCGGCGTCCTCTCCCCGGACGACGGCTCCCGGGCGCAGCTGATCGTCCACGAGCTGCGGCTGCCCCGCACGCTCCTCGGCCTCGCCGTCGGCACGGCGCTCGGACTGGCGGGCGCCGTGATGCAGGCGCTCACCCGCAACCCGCTCGCCGAGCCGGGCCTGCTGGGCGTGAACGGCGGCGCGGCCCTCGCGGTCGTCCTGGTCATCGGCGCGTTCCGTGTGGACGACCTGCTCGTCTACGTGTGGGCGGCCTTCCTCGGAGCGGCGGGCGCGGCGGCCCTGGTCTACCTGATCGGCGCCCGGGGGCGCGGCGGCGCCTCCCCGGCGCGGCTGGTGCTCGCGGGCGCGGCCGTCAACGCCGTCTTCAGCGCTATGACGGCCGGCGTGATGCTGTTCACCCCGCGCACCTTCGGCGGCTTCCGGTTCTGGCAGGTCGGCTCGCTCGGCGGCCGGGACGTGCAGGTCTTCCTGCGCGTGCTGCCGTTCGTCGTCGCCGGGACGCTGCTCGCGCTGGCGCTCGCCCGCCCGCTGAACGCCCTCGGCCTCGGCGACGACGCGGGCCGCGCCCTCGGCTCCCGCCCCGGCCGGACGCGGGCGCTCGGGGCGCTCGCGGTGGTGCTGCTGTGCGGGGCCGCGACGGCGGCGGCCGGGCCCATCACGTTCCTCGGGCTGGCCGTCCCCTTCATCGTCCGGACGGCGGTCGGCCCGGACCAGAGGCTCGTCCTGCCCTACTCGCTGCTGCTCGCGCCCGTCCTGCTGCTCGGCGCGGACATCCTCGGCCGCGTCGTCGCGCCCGGAGAGCTGGAGACCGGCATCGTCACCGCGTTCCTCGGTGCGCCGCTGTTCGCGGTGATGGTCCGGAGGGGGAGGACGCGCGACCTATGAGAGTCGTCCGTGCGGCCGGGATGTCGCTGCGATGGGAGCCGCGCGCGGCGGCGGTGTGCGGGGCGCTGGCGGTGGTCGCGGTGTGCTCCGCCGTCCTCGTGGTCGGCTCGGGGGAGTTCCCCATCGCGCCGCCGGACGTGGTGCGCGTCCTGCTCGGCAGGGGCGACCAGGCCACCGAGTTCATCGTCACGACCCTGCGCCTGCCCCGCGCCGTCACCGGACTGCTCGCCGGCCTGGCGCTCGGTCTTTCCGGGGCCGTCTTCCAGAGCGTCTCCCGCAACCCGCTCGGCAGCCCCGACCTCATCGGCTTCACCACCGGCTCGGCGACCGGCGCGCTGCTGCAGATCCTGGTGTTCGGCGGCGGCGCGGTCGCGATCACCGCCAGCTCGGTCGCGGGCGCGGTGCTGACCGCCCTCGCGGTCTACCTGGTCGCCTACCGCCGGGGCGGCGGTGTGCACGGCGTCCGGCTGGTGCTGATCGGCGTCGCCGCGGCGGCGATGCTGGAGGCGCTCAACTCCTATCTCATCACCCGCGCCGAACTGCGCGAGGCCTACGAGGCCGCGTTCTGGCTGACCGGCAGCCTGAACGGGCGGGACTGGGACCAGGCCGTCCCGCTGGCGCTCGCGCTGGCCGTGCTCGTCCCCGCGGCGCTGCTGCTGGCCCGGCCCCTCGGCATGGGCGAGCTCGGCGACGACGCCGCGCGGGCGCTCGGCGTTCCCGTCCAGCGCACGCGGGCGCTGCTGACGGTCGCCGGGGTGGGCCTCGTCGCGGCGGCGACCGCGGCGGCCGGGCCCGTCCCGTTCGTGGCGCTCGCCGCGCCGCAGCTCGCGCGGCGGCTGACCAGGCGCCCCGGCGCGCAGCTGCTGCCCGCCGCGCTGACCGGCGCGGCCCTGCTGGCGAGCGCGGACCTCGTCGCCCTGCACCTGCCGGTCGCGGTGCCGGTCGGCGTCGTCACCGGAGTCCTCGGCGGGGTGTACCTGGCGTGGCTGCTGTCGGTCTCCGGGCGGCGTTGACGGAGCGGATCATCGCAATTAGGTTAGCCTTACCTAAGTTGAGAGGAGTTCCGTGCTGACCTGGGATGAGCTCCACGCCGCGCTGACCGAGGTGCTGGGCGAGCGCGCGGAGGCGGACGACAACCTCATCGAGCTGGGCATGGACTCGATCCGGCTCATGCAGCTCACCGGCCGGCTCCGGCGCAGGGGAATCGAGATCCGCTTCGCCGAGCTGGCCGAACGTCCGACGCTCGCCGGGTGGTGGGAGCTGCTCGCCGAGAAGGGCCAGGTGGAGGCTTCGGCCGGGCCCGCCCCGGAGACGGGCGCGGAGACGGGCCTGGAGAACGGCGAGGCCACCGCCGAACCGGACGGGCCCTTCGCGCTCGGGCTGATGCAGCACGCGTACTGGATCGGCCGCGACTCCGGCCAGGAGCTCGGCTTCGTCGCCGCCCACCTGTACGTCGAACTGGACGGGCGCGCGATCGACCCGTCCCGCTTCGAGTCGGCCGTGGGCGCGCTGGTGCGGCGGCATCCGATGCTGCGCGCGGCCGTCCGCGACGACGGGACGCAGCGGATCCTGCCCGAGCGTCCCGGTCCGCTCGTCACCGTCCACGACCTGCGCTCGTCGGACGACCCGGACGCCGAGCTGGAGCGCCTCCGGGACGAGATGTCGCGGCAGCGGCTCCCCATCGCAGACGGCCGCGTCTTCGACGCCCGGCTCAGCCTCCTCCCGGACGGAGCCGCGCGCCTCCACCTCGACGTCGACATGGTCGCCGCCGACGCGATGAGCTACCGCGTCATGCTGGCCGACCTCGCCGCGCTGTACGAGGGCGAGACCCTCGCGCCGATCCGCTACGGCTACGCCCGCTACCTCGCCGACGACCCCCGCGCGGGGGCCCGCGCCGAGGACCGCCGCTGGTGGGCCGAGCGGCTCGCCGACCTCCCAGGACCGCCCGAGCTGCCGGTCGTCCCGCGGCCGGGGAACCGCGTCGAGCGCAGGCACCACTGGCTGCCGCCGGACGGCAAGGACCGGCTCATCGCCCGCGCCCACGCCGAGGGCGTCACCCCTGCCATGGCGCTCGCGGCGGTGTTCGCCGAGGTGGTCGGAGCCTGGTCGGCGACGCCGCGGTTCCTGCTCAACCTGCCGCTGTTCCACCGCGAGCCCGTCCACCCCGACGTCGACAAGGTCGTCGGCGACTTCACCGGGTCCCTCATGCTGGAGGCCGACCTCACCGAGGACCTCCCGTTCGCCGAGCGCGCCCGCGCGCTCCAGGCGAACCTGCACACGGCCGGCGCGCACAGCGACTACTCGGGGCTCGAGGTGCTGCGGGACCTGTCGCGGCTGCGCGGGGAGCAGGTGCTCGCCCCGATCGTCTACACCAGCGCCCTCAACCTCGGCGAGCTGTTCGGCGACCGCGTCCGCGAGTTGTTCGGCGAGCCCGGATGGATCATCTCGCAGGGTCCGCAGGTGCTGCTGGACGCCCAGGTGACCGAGGTGTCCGGCGGCCTGCTGCTGAACTGGGACGTGCGCCTGCCCGCCTTCCCGGACGGCGTCGCGGAGGCGATGTTCGGCGCCTACACCGCCGCGATCGCCCGTCTCGGCGCGCCCGGCGCCGACTGGGACGCGCCCCTCGCCATCGCCGCCACACCCGCCCAGCTCCGCGTCAGGCACGGGCTGAACGCCACGCCCGCGCCGCCGCCGCGCACGCTGACCGAGGGCTTCTTCGCGCACGCCGCGCGCCGCCCCGGGGCCCCGGCCCTGCACTGGGGCGGCGACGGGACGATGACCTACGGCGAGCTCGCCGGCCGCGCCCTGCGGATCGCGTCGGCGCTGGCGGCCGGAGGCGTCCGCCCCGGCGACCGGGTCTCGATCGAACTTCCGAAGGGCCCCGGCCAGGCCGCCGCCGCGCTCGGGGTGCTGGCGGCCGGCGCCGCCTACGTCCCGATCGGCCCCGAGCAGCCGGAGGCGCGGCGCGCGAGGATCCGCGCGATCGCCGGCGTCGCCGCCTCGCTCACCCCGGACGGCGTCGCCGAGGCCGACCCGCTGCCCGGACCG
The sequence above is a segment of the Actinomadura coerulea genome. Coding sequences within it:
- a CDS encoding ABC transporter permease, giving the protein MTATTLRAPARAAGRGVGLAGTGTLMRIWLRRDRVMMPAWIYGLTALVSSTVYSFEHEYDTPSALAGFARGINGNPSTRALYGPVLNDGSVAGLSAWRIGATGAALTSVMCVLLVVRHTRAEEEAGRLELVGAAAVGRRAPLTAALLTAATAAGTLAAAAALVMILFGMPAAGSVAFGLSWFGAGLVFSGVAALTAQLAETSRLANGLAFAVLGASYLLRGVADAGSAHWLSWLSPIGWAQRVRPCADEQWAVLLLPLLASAVLVAAAHLLTGRRDLGAGIIAPSLGPAHAPPSLRGPFTLWWRLQRGTTLGWSAGFLVYGLAIGGVADGVGDLVNGSDAVLNDIRKMGGQQDIADAFLATAMGLMALFTAAYAVQSVLRLRAEESGGRLEPVLATAVGRTRWAVAALANTVAGTVVMLTATGLAVGLVHGARSDDLAGQLPRQLGAALAQLPSVWVVAATTVLLFGALPRAASAGWGVLAVFLLLGQVGPLLGLPQAVMDLSPFTHTPKLPGGDADPLPLLVLTAAAAALAAAGLAAFRRRDTP
- a CDS encoding STAS domain-containing protein yields the protein MSIGAGQTPEGTPIDPLRVRSDVRGPCLLVEAEGELTILTADALREHVLADMRAMSRPPLIVLDVGEVSFCDSSGLNAMITLWKAAHAAGGEFVLARPERRFRTIIERSGLDRHLIAHPTTEQALDALSAR
- a CDS encoding TetR/AcrR family transcriptional regulator: MARTGRAAGPASEDLTARAKIRDAALLQFAEHGTKGATFRGIAEAAGVSVGLVQHHFGSKEELREACDAYALDTVRRLSSTAAGEAMGDPGFLAAAVQADLPVRRYLARALVDGSAAAARMFDDLVAVTERYMADPPPGTLPPTTRDARAYAAATVAMTTGIEVLHQHLSRVLGVDTFTPEGSLRLRRAVLEIFDDRLLDRETVARAHAAMDRYETGLKGDDDE
- a CDS encoding FecCD family ABC transporter permease gives rise to the protein MLPLARERPPRSPERRGLPRGAHPWWLALLAAVLLLTVGASLAIGAGDVPFGDVLPGVLSPDDGSRAQLIVHELRLPRTLLGLAVGTALGLAGAVMQALTRNPLAEPGLLGVNGGAALAVVLVIGAFRVDDLLVYVWAAFLGAAGAAALVYLIGARGRGGASPARLVLAGAAVNAVFSAMTAGVMLFTPRTFGGFRFWQVGSLGGRDVQVFLRVLPFVVAGTLLALALARPLNALGLGDDAGRALGSRPGRTRALGALAVVLLCGAATAAAGPITFLGLAVPFIVRTAVGPDQRLVLPYSLLLAPVLLLGADILGRVVAPGELETGIVTAFLGAPLFAVMVRRGRTRDL
- a CDS encoding ABC transporter ATP-binding protein translates to MNDVVRAEGLVKTFGPTRALDGLDLRVAPGEVHGFLGPNGAGKSTAIRILLGLMRADSGAARLLGGDPWRDATALHRRIAYVPGDVTLWPNLSGGEVIDLLGRLRGGLDGNRRDELLGRFELDPKKKGRAYSKGNRQKVALVAAFASDAELLILDEPTSGLDPLMEEVFQECVREERRGGRTVLLSSHILSEVEVLCDRVTIIRKGRTVETGTLDELRHLTRTSIHAELAAAPDGVPLPGAHDVRIDGTTITFEVETPELDSALKELTRIGVRTLTSRPPTLEELFLRHYEDDLAGETAS
- a CDS encoding sensor histidine kinase, encoding MRPVPRWPPWLGARVRRALAAGAAVAAAALAFGWPHWRDQPAAAAVTLVCCGGFAVAGGLFAAGRTARRTGAAFVAAAAAWAVTWAAAWNTGAAPLVSVFAQSVFFLAVGVGVLLYPAGRLEGAAARLWTAAAVVIMVGGQALLCAVSRPAWNGFAASAAWPVLRAEHEVFHGVQRGLAGAMTVLAGALVVILVARLPRTGRLDRALIVPVAVAVAFGVSGALAVQSTLIGSDADLADVLDVYLFQGVFATVLPLAFLGTALRARLAELTVAERMQRLLVAPVSVARVRDALRTVLGDTALDLWMWADGGYVDVDGRRVRDAPGGAADRWRHQVRASGGEPLATVDLAAALRGHEPLVEAALVAGGRALETVRLQAAAQANLERAREARERLVRIQAAERERLAADLKYSAQRRLHALEEMLARLEAAAADPRAREQARTCRRELAEAVAELEALARGMHPAILADAGLAPAMRLVATRTPVPVHLDMPAGRFPPEIESTLYFALCEALTNAVKHARADAIHLSVSPGPDGIAAEVRDDGVGGAAPDPGGGLAGLTDRVRALRGRVTVDSPPGEGTSVRIVLPSGEGA
- a CDS encoding non-ribosomal peptide synthetase, producing MLTWDELHAALTEVLGERAEADDNLIELGMDSIRLMQLTGRLRRRGIEIRFAELAERPTLAGWWELLAEKGQVEASAGPAPETGAETGLENGEATAEPDGPFALGLMQHAYWIGRDSGQELGFVAAHLYVELDGRAIDPSRFESAVGALVRRHPMLRAAVRDDGTQRILPERPGPLVTVHDLRSSDDPDAELERLRDEMSRQRLPIADGRVFDARLSLLPDGAARLHLDVDMVAADAMSYRVMLADLAALYEGETLAPIRYGYARYLADDPRAGARAEDRRWWAERLADLPGPPELPVVPRPGNRVERRHHWLPPDGKDRLIARAHAEGVTPAMALAAVFAEVVGAWSATPRFLLNLPLFHREPVHPDVDKVVGDFTGSLMLEADLTEDLPFAERARALQANLHTAGAHSDYSGLEVLRDLSRLRGEQVLAPIVYTSALNLGELFGDRVRELFGEPGWIISQGPQVLLDAQVTEVSGGLLLNWDVRLPAFPDGVAEAMFGAYTAAIARLGAPGADWDAPLAIAATPAQLRVRHGLNATPAPPPRTLTEGFFAHAARRPGAPALHWGGDGTMTYGELAGRALRIASALAAGGVRPGDRVSIELPKGPGQAAAALGVLAAGAAYVPIGPEQPEARRARIRAIAGVAASLTPDGVAEADPLPGPVPVRPDQAAYVLFTSGSTGEPKGVEVSHGAAMNTIGDLVERFAIGEDDVTFAVSALDFDLSVFDLFAAWHAGGAAVVPDEDERRDAARWSELVRRWSVTVLNCVPSVLEMLLRAGRAESLRLVLLGGDWVGTHLPGLLRERAPGCRFAALGGTTETAIHSTVQEVAGDVPADWHAVPYGVPLRGVACRVVDERGRDRPDWATGELWIGGAGVADGYVGDPSRTADRFVVRDGTRWYRTGDLARYRPGGTIEFLGRRDHQVKVRGFRIELGEVEAALRDHPAVERAVALLADGRLAAAVAAPAGTDRDAVLARVRDLLPPHMVPELLVRVDELPLTANGKVDRRALTALAAAEAGEAAADDAEPGTSLEKVLARIVAEVLGRERVGADADFFALGGDSVLATTVIARLREALDTAALPVRVLFAERTVARICRRLTELEETPGRLEAVAAIRLEVEALTEEELTARLG
- a CDS encoding FecCD family ABC transporter permease, which encodes MRVVRAAGMSLRWEPRAAAVCGALAVVAVCSAVLVVGSGEFPIAPPDVVRVLLGRGDQATEFIVTTLRLPRAVTGLLAGLALGLSGAVFQSVSRNPLGSPDLIGFTTGSATGALLQILVFGGGAVAITASSVAGAVLTALAVYLVAYRRGGGVHGVRLVLIGVAAAAMLEALNSYLITRAELREAYEAAFWLTGSLNGRDWDQAVPLALALAVLVPAALLLARPLGMGELGDDAARALGVPVQRTRALLTVAGVGLVAAATAAAGPVPFVALAAPQLARRLTRRPGAQLLPAALTGAALLASADLVALHLPVAVPVGVVTGVLGGVYLAWLLSVSGRR